The Carassius gibelio isolate Cgi1373 ecotype wild population from Czech Republic chromosome B14, carGib1.2-hapl.c, whole genome shotgun sequence genome has a segment encoding these proteins:
- the prelid1a gene encoding PRELI domain containing 1a, with protein MKYFSCAGSLKSSWDQVFLAFWQRYPNPYSNHVLTEDIIFREVTPDNRLISRRLLTKTSRAPRWAEKFLPAHMAQKAYIIEDSVVDPEGRTMTTLTWNISHARVMSVEERCVYRVNPDNISWTEIKREAWISSKLYGLSRAIQEFGLARFKSSVTKTMKGFEYVLAKMQGEMPTRTLAETATVKARETALAAKEKAKDLASQAQKKQYV; from the exons ATGAAGTATTTCAGCTGCGCAGGCTCTCTGAAGAGCTCATGGGACCAAGTGTTTTTGGCTTTCTGGCAGAGATACCCCAACCCCTACAG CAATCATGTTTTAACTGAAGACATCATATTTCGGGAGGTCACTCCGGACAACCGTCTGATCTCCAGACGTCTCCTGACCAAAACCAGCAGAGCTCCTCGCTGGGCGGAGAAGTTCCTGCCTGCTCACATGGCACAGAAGGCGTACATCATTGAGGACTCTGTAGTGGATCCCGAGGGCAGGACCATGACCACGCTCACCTGGAACATCAGCCACGCTCGTGTGATG AGTGTTGAAGAGCGCTGTGTGTACAGAGTGAACCCTGACAACATCAGCTGGACCGAGATCAAGAGAGAGGCCTGGATTTCCTCCAAACTGTACGGCCTCTCTAGAGCGATTCAG GAATTTGGTCTTGCCCGGTTTAAGAGCAGCGTTACAAAGACCATGAAAGGTTTCGAGTACGTCCTGGCCAAGATGCAAG GTGAAATGCCCACACGAACGCTGGCAGAAACCGCAACTGTGAAGGCACGGGAGACCGCACTCGCCGCCAAGGAGAAAGCCAAAGATTTAGCCTCTCAAGCTCAAAAGAAGCAGTATGTATGA